The following are from one region of the Cytobacillus firmus genome:
- a CDS encoding thiolase family protein produces MRKAVIVDAVRTPIGRYKGALKDIRPDDLGAIVIKALLDRNPMVNPAEIEEVILGNANQAGEDNRNVARMAALLAGLPVEVAASTVNRLCGSGLDAVNYAARAILAGEGDVFIAGGTESMTRAPFVMAKPSSEYPRGNMEMFDTTIGWRFTNSRLETMYGAESMPKTAENVAERYGISREEQDRFALESQKKAKSAIEKGLFDNEIIPVTYMDKKGKEITISHDEHPRPETSYEKLSSLKPIFQGGTVTAGNASGVNDGASALLLMSEEKARELGLKPLGTYIVSAAAGLEPSIMGAGPVYSTQKALKRAGLAMSDIDLTELNEAFASQSLACIKELGADPERVNVNGGAIAFGHPLGASGARILTTLLHEMKRRNSKYGLATMCVGVGQGISTIVER; encoded by the coding sequence ATGAGAAAAGCAGTAATCGTGGATGCAGTCCGGACTCCGATAGGAAGATATAAAGGTGCGTTAAAGGATATTCGTCCCGATGATTTGGGAGCCATCGTTATTAAGGCCCTGCTGGATAGAAATCCCATGGTGAACCCTGCAGAAATTGAAGAGGTCATATTGGGAAATGCAAATCAGGCAGGAGAAGATAACCGCAATGTCGCCAGGATGGCAGCTTTGCTCGCCGGTTTGCCTGTCGAAGTGGCTGCTTCAACGGTTAATCGGCTTTGCGGTTCTGGTTTAGATGCTGTAAATTATGCTGCACGCGCTATTTTAGCGGGAGAAGGAGATGTTTTTATTGCAGGCGGAACTGAAAGCATGACCCGGGCACCATTTGTCATGGCAAAGCCGAGCAGCGAGTATCCAAGAGGGAATATGGAAATGTTCGACACAACCATAGGCTGGCGTTTTACAAACAGCAGGCTTGAGACTATGTATGGTGCTGAAAGCATGCCCAAGACCGCAGAAAATGTTGCAGAGAGGTATGGTATTTCCCGTGAAGAGCAGGACCGGTTTGCTCTTGAAAGCCAGAAGAAGGCAAAATCAGCAATTGAAAAAGGCTTATTTGACAATGAAATCATCCCAGTTACATACATGGATAAAAAAGGGAAGGAAATTACGATTTCACATGATGAGCATCCCCGTCCGGAAACATCTTATGAAAAGCTCTCAAGTTTAAAACCCATTTTTCAGGGCGGTACTGTAACTGCAGGCAATGCTTCAGGGGTTAACGATGGTGCCTCTGCATTGCTGCTGATGTCAGAGGAAAAAGCCCGTGAACTGGGATTAAAGCCCCTTGGAACTTATATAGTTTCCGCAGCAGCAGGGCTTGAGCCGTCGATTATGGGAGCAGGTCCTGTTTATTCCACTCAGAAAGCCTTAAAGAGGGCGGGACTTGCCATGAGCGATATAGATTTAACTGAATTAAATGAAGCGTTTGCTTCACAATCTCTCGCCTGCATCAAAGAACTTGGAGCAGATCCGGAACGGGTAAACGTGAATGGGGGAGCGATTGCATTTGGCCATCCGCTTGGGGCGAGCGGCGCACGTATCCTGACAACTTTATTGCATGAGATGAAGCGCAGGAATTCTAAATATGGCCTTGCAACGATGTGTGTGGGTGTCGGGCAGGGAATATCGACCATTGTTGAGCGCTGA
- the paaX gene encoding phenylacetic acid degradation operon negative regulatory protein PaaX, whose translation MNTRSMIFTLYGDYISHYGSKIWIGSLIKLLSEFGHNDQSVRAAISRMNKQGWVSADKIGNKSYYSLTPRGQKRIEEAAKRIFKLKPEEWDGEWRILMYTIPEEIRNVRDELRKELVWSGFGSMSSSCWISANNLEKQVFDLIEKYDIADYVDFFIARYAGPHKNIEIVEKSWNLTEINEKYQEFISQYSQKYIIDKNKILKGNMTDAECFVERTKLVHEYRKFLFYDPGLPEELLPEKWLGSHAAALFSEYYKELAEPASRFFESVFKEGNELKNRAADYDALNHPYMVE comes from the coding sequence TTGAATACAAGATCAATGATTTTCACACTTTATGGTGATTATATTTCACATTATGGAAGCAAAATTTGGATTGGCAGCCTTATAAAGCTATTAAGTGAATTTGGCCACAATGACCAGTCTGTCAGAGCCGCTATTTCACGAATGAATAAGCAGGGCTGGGTGAGTGCAGACAAGATCGGCAATAAAAGCTATTATTCCTTAACGCCAAGAGGCCAGAAAAGGATTGAGGAAGCGGCTAAGCGTATTTTTAAATTAAAGCCTGAGGAGTGGGATGGCGAGTGGCGCATCCTTATGTATACCATCCCGGAGGAAATACGCAATGTGAGAGATGAATTGCGCAAGGAGCTTGTATGGAGCGGTTTTGGATCCATGTCCAGCAGCTGCTGGATCTCTGCTAATAATCTTGAGAAACAAGTATTTGATTTGATTGAGAAATATGATATTGCCGACTATGTCGATTTCTTTATTGCCCGATATGCAGGTCCGCATAAAAATATCGAAATTGTAGAAAAAAGCTGGAACCTGACAGAAATCAATGAGAAATACCAGGAGTTTATTTCCCAATACAGCCAGAAATATATCATTGATAAAAATAAGATCCTGAAGGGAAATATGACTGATGCAGAATGTTTCGTAGAAAGAACGAAGCTTGTGCATGAATACCGAAAATTTTTATTTTATGATCCTGGACTCCCTGAAGAGCTTCTTCCTGAAAAGTGGCTGGGCAGTCATGCTGCTGCCTTATTCAGTGAATATTATAAAGAATTGGCAGAACCTGCATCCAGATTCTTTGAAAGTGTTTTTAAAGAAGGAAATGAACTGAAAAACAGAGCTGCTGATTATGACGCATTAAATCACCCTTACATGGTTGAGTAA